One genomic region from Amycolatopsis sp. FBCC-B4732 encodes:
- a CDS encoding LuxR C-terminal-related transcriptional regulator, producing the protein MTEVCRQLDGLPLAVELAAARIRALSPRQIADRVSASLTLLTTGARSLPERHRTLRATVEGSYALCTDLEREVWERCSVFAGPFELPAVDGPADVLDAVDGLVDKSVLLRVEGAAGVRYKMLNALREFGQERLAETGVADVAARRHRDYHARLLEQAGAEWLGPRRDDWFARLSAGHADIRAALSWSLRTGGEAVIALRMATSMLEYWLARGAVWEVREWTDRALAAMPAEAAGRSRGQAVAALCSALHADLPGARQRLARAEAVRDEDAAPYLCHARAFVAMLAVEPHAIEHAAEAVRLFEARGQVRQQLHPMFIQGVSMAYRGDLAGARRLLEGMRRLCEAAQDDSYRSMALFGLGVVEVCYGGDLGTGERAIRDALDIDLRGPDLLSAAYRVDGLAWVSARRGDWRRAARLFGAAAALWDQCGSEPDVAVALPHREAVKAARGALGDARFEELSGEGHRANLHDVLATERPPTGGVVVLPPLTRRESEIAGLVANGLTNREIAVHLVISRRTAETHLEHIFTKLRLGNRTQVAIWVNEQLRHDDDLRSGQ; encoded by the coding sequence GTGACGGAGGTGTGCCGGCAGCTGGACGGGCTGCCGCTCGCCGTCGAGCTGGCCGCCGCCCGCATCCGGGCCTTGTCGCCGCGCCAGATCGCCGACCGGGTGAGCGCGAGCTTGACGTTGCTGACCACCGGGGCGAGGTCGCTGCCCGAGCGGCACCGCACCCTGCGGGCGACCGTCGAAGGCAGCTACGCCCTGTGCACCGACCTCGAGCGGGAGGTCTGGGAGCGTTGTTCGGTGTTCGCCGGTCCGTTCGAGCTGCCGGCCGTCGACGGGCCCGCCGACGTCCTGGACGCGGTGGACGGCCTGGTCGACAAGTCGGTGCTGCTGCGCGTCGAGGGCGCGGCCGGCGTCCGCTACAAGATGCTGAACGCCCTGCGTGAGTTCGGTCAGGAACGGCTGGCCGAGACCGGCGTGGCGGACGTCGCGGCCCGGCGGCACCGCGACTACCACGCCCGGCTCCTGGAGCAAGCGGGCGCCGAGTGGCTGGGTCCCCGGCGCGACGACTGGTTCGCGCGGCTGTCCGCCGGCCACGCCGACATCCGCGCGGCGCTGTCGTGGTCACTGCGTACCGGCGGGGAAGCCGTGATCGCGTTGCGGATGGCGACGAGCATGCTCGAATACTGGCTGGCCCGCGGTGCCGTGTGGGAGGTCCGGGAGTGGACGGACCGGGCGCTCGCGGCCATGCCCGCCGAGGCCGCGGGCCGCTCCCGGGGGCAAGCCGTCGCCGCGCTGTGCTCGGCGTTGCACGCGGACCTGCCCGGAGCGCGACAGCGGCTGGCGCGGGCCGAGGCCGTCCGCGACGAAGACGCGGCGCCCTACCTCTGCCACGCGCGGGCGTTCGTCGCGATGCTCGCGGTCGAGCCGCACGCCATCGAGCACGCGGCCGAAGCCGTCCGGCTGTTCGAGGCGCGCGGCCAGGTCCGGCAGCAGCTGCACCCGATGTTCATCCAGGGCGTGTCGATGGCCTACCGCGGCGACCTCGCGGGTGCGCGACGGCTGCTCGAAGGCATGCGGCGATTGTGCGAAGCGGCGCAGGACGATTCCTACCGCTCGATGGCGTTGTTCGGCCTGGGCGTGGTGGAAGTCTGCTACGGCGGTGACCTCGGCACCGGGGAACGCGCGATCCGCGACGCGCTGGACATCGATCTGCGCGGCCCCGATCTGCTCTCCGCGGCGTACCGGGTGGACGGCTTGGCGTGGGTCTCGGCCCGGCGCGGGGACTGGAGGCGGGCGGCCCGGCTGTTCGGCGCGGCGGCGGCGTTGTGGGACCAGTGCGGATCCGAGCCCGACGTGGCCGTCGCCCTGCCGCACCGGGAAGCGGTGAAGGCCGCCCGCGGTGCGCTCGGTGACGCGCGGTTCGAGGAGCTGTCCGGCGAAGGGCACCGGGCGAACCTGCACGACGTGCTGGCCACCGAGCGCCCGCCGACCGGCGGAGTCGTGGTGCTGCCGCCGTTGACCCGGCGGGAGTCCGAGATCGCCGGGCTCGTCGCGAACGGACTGACCAACCGGGAGATCGCCGTGCACCTGGTCATCTCGCGGCGGACCGCGGAAACCCACCTCGAGCACATCTTCACCAAGCTGCGGCTGGGCAACCGGACCCAGGTCGCGATCTGGGTGAACGAGCAGCTCCGCCACGACGACGACCTCCGAAGTGGACAGTAG
- a CDS encoding AAA family ATPase translates to MDDHGAVELGQLTSYVGRTGDENDVRGLLETARLVTLTGPGGVGKTRLAGRVASSMTHAFPDGVVVVSLAELSEASLLTRTLADCLGLHDTAGRPVRDAVVAHLRDRHVLLLLDNCEHLVDNCAGLVLSLLRRCPGVRVLATSRSSLGVAGEHVLPVAPLAVPPETAGTPELAMAYDSVRLFADRAAAVLPSFRLTGDNVAR, encoded by the coding sequence GTGGACGACCACGGCGCGGTGGAGCTGGGGCAGCTGACGAGCTACGTCGGCCGCACCGGCGACGAGAACGACGTGCGCGGCCTGCTCGAAACGGCCCGCCTGGTCACCCTCACCGGCCCCGGCGGAGTGGGCAAGACCCGGCTCGCCGGCCGTGTCGCCAGCTCGATGACCCACGCCTTCCCGGACGGCGTGGTCGTGGTCAGCCTCGCCGAACTGAGCGAAGCGAGCCTGCTCACCCGCACGCTGGCCGACTGCCTCGGCCTGCACGACACCGCCGGCCGGCCGGTCCGCGACGCCGTGGTCGCGCACCTGCGGGACCGGCACGTCCTGCTGCTGCTGGACAACTGCGAGCACCTCGTCGACAACTGCGCCGGCCTCGTCCTGTCCCTGCTCCGGCGCTGCCCCGGCGTCCGCGTCCTGGCGACCAGCCGCAGTTCGCTCGGCGTCGCCGGGGAGCACGTCCTGCCGGTCGCGCCGCTGGCGGTGCCGCCGGAGACCGCCGGGACCCCGGAGCTGGCGATGGCCTACGACAGCGTCCGGCTCTTCGCCGACCGGGCGGCGGCGGTGCTGCCGTCGTTCCGGCTCACCGGGGACAACGTCGCCCGGTGA
- a CDS encoding helix-turn-helix domain-containing protein, with protein sequence MTTSHPIPGPAAAAIARAIVAGVRHAVPEHAPLFDADATAFAGTLVANPRAGTSSGAGAFRRAGVAEHAAGGELDRLVRAYQAGGLSALPVVAALSHRAGAGVVGSGVEAVLRCVDVLIGLSTEAYRAAQRAAVTDVRADLLHALLAGQGWADLAGRANWPVPERVVAVVVAPGACVGPFGAEVLADLSAASPYLVLPADTDPGRVVGGTPAATGPAVPPAQAATSLHWARRTWNLRRRGLAARDPVVHWTDHVVTHCLLADESLTGALAARSLAPLSGLPPKTRDKLVVTLHAMLDARGGAPEIAARLGVHPQTARNRTRRLQALFGSRLEDPEERLSLRIAVRADRVGI encoded by the coding sequence ATGACCACGTCCCACCCGATTCCCGGCCCCGCCGCGGCGGCGATCGCCCGGGCGATCGTGGCCGGCGTCCGGCACGCGGTGCCCGAGCACGCGCCGCTGTTCGACGCGGACGCCACGGCGTTCGCCGGCACCCTGGTGGCGAATCCCCGCGCGGGCACCTCGTCCGGGGCGGGCGCCTTCCGCCGGGCCGGCGTCGCCGAGCACGCGGCGGGCGGCGAACTCGACCGGCTCGTCCGCGCCTACCAGGCCGGCGGCCTGAGCGCCCTGCCGGTCGTGGCCGCGTTGAGCCACCGCGCCGGTGCCGGCGTCGTCGGGTCGGGTGTGGAGGCGGTGCTGCGCTGCGTCGACGTCCTGATCGGACTCTCGACCGAGGCCTACCGCGCGGCGCAGCGCGCGGCGGTCACCGACGTGCGCGCGGACCTGCTGCACGCGCTCCTCGCCGGTCAGGGGTGGGCCGACCTGGCCGGGCGCGCGAACTGGCCGGTGCCGGAGCGCGTCGTTGCCGTCGTCGTGGCGCCCGGTGCGTGCGTCGGCCCGTTCGGCGCCGAGGTGCTGGCCGACCTGAGCGCCGCGAGCCCGTACCTGGTGCTGCCCGCGGACACCGACCCCGGCCGGGTCGTGGGCGGCACGCCCGCGGCGACCGGCCCGGCCGTGCCACCGGCCCAGGCGGCGACGTCGCTGCACTGGGCCCGGCGGACGTGGAACCTGCGCCGCCGCGGCCTGGCGGCCCGCGACCCGGTCGTCCACTGGACGGACCACGTGGTGACCCATTGCCTGCTCGCCGACGAATCGCTCACCGGCGCCCTCGCCGCGCGCAGCCTCGCGCCACTGTCCGGCCTGCCACCGAAAACGCGCGACAAGCTCGTCGTGACGCTCCACGCCATGCTCGACGCCCGGGGCGGCGCACCGGAGATCGCCGCACGGCTGGGGGTGCACCCGCAGACGGCCCGCAACCGCACGCGCCGGCTGCAGGCCCTGTTCGGCAGTCGCCTGGAGGACCCCGAGGAGCGGTTGAGCCTGCGCATTGCGGTGCGCGCGGACCGCGTCGGCATATAG
- a CDS encoding sensor histidine kinase KdpD — translation MGVLVTAVVAGAIWTTVSLLVSGGQAIFVAVAGAVTGIATCVAVFFALRRGDQVARAAAQAEAARDEAGQVRESAQSGSRELAWLLDRTVPEAVRRLRSGSAADSVLAEIPRPADELHERTLRLLIDEIATGERRRAAATAACANAAGRLQALATSTLADLREMENRSSDAMLGDLLKVDHTTAQAGRLADSIAVLTGARSGRRWTKPIRMESILRGALGRIGAYQRVRVHSASGVAVVGYAAEDVMHALAELMDNATKFSAPSEEVHVYVEDLHNGAVITIEDGGLGMKAQALVRAERAVSLDEPLDLTAMSGTRLGLAVVGCLARKHQLHVFFRPSSRGGIGVVMRIPTQLITQPRPDVLPEKEEQPAAVAWPGPDTSHEITGDLIEPSELPKRSRGQTLTAASRRPPSPTPSTARAERDTGSRFGAFQQRRSGGPTPSHRAATPAETGEDA, via the coding sequence ATGGGAGTGCTGGTCACCGCCGTTGTCGCCGGGGCGATCTGGACCACCGTGTCCTTGCTGGTTTCGGGCGGGCAGGCGATCTTCGTCGCCGTGGCGGGTGCGGTCACCGGGATCGCCACCTGCGTCGCCGTGTTCTTCGCCCTGCGCCGGGGTGACCAGGTCGCGCGGGCGGCAGCGCAGGCCGAGGCCGCGCGCGACGAAGCCGGGCAGGTGCGCGAATCCGCGCAGTCGGGCAGCCGTGAACTGGCCTGGCTGCTCGATCGGACGGTGCCCGAGGCGGTCCGGCGGCTGCGCAGCGGCTCGGCCGCGGACAGCGTGCTCGCCGAAATCCCGCGTCCCGCCGACGAATTGCACGAGCGCACCCTCCGGTTGCTGATCGACGAGATCGCCACCGGTGAACGCCGCCGCGCCGCCGCGACCGCCGCCTGCGCGAACGCCGCGGGCCGGCTGCAGGCGCTGGCGACCAGCACCCTCGCGGACCTGCGCGAAATGGAGAACCGGTCCTCCGACGCGATGCTCGGGGATCTGCTGAAGGTGGACCACACCACCGCGCAGGCCGGCCGGCTCGCCGACAGCATCGCCGTGCTCACCGGCGCGCGCTCGGGCCGCCGCTGGACGAAACCGATCCGGATGGAGAGCATCCTGCGCGGTGCGCTCGGCCGCATCGGCGCATATCAGCGGGTTCGCGTGCATTCCGCGAGCGGGGTCGCCGTCGTCGGTTACGCCGCGGAAGACGTCATGCACGCGCTCGCCGAACTGATGGACAATGCCACGAAGTTCTCGGCGCCGTCCGAAGAAGTGCACGTTTATGTCGAAGATCTGCACAACGGGGCAGTCATCACCATCGAAGACGGTGGCCTCGGGATGAAGGCGCAGGCCCTCGTCCGCGCCGAGCGCGCGGTGTCCCTCGACGAGCCGCTCGACCTGACCGCGATGTCGGGGACGCGGCTCGGGCTCGCCGTCGTCGGCTGCCTGGCGCGCAAGCACCAGCTGCACGTCTTCTTCCGCCCGTCCTCGCGCGGCGGGATCGGGGTCGTCATGCGGATCCCGACCCAGCTGATCACGCAGCCGCGCCCGGATGTCCTGCCGGAGAAGGAAGAGCAGCCCGCCGCCGTCGCGTGGCCGGGGCCCGACACGAGCCACGAAATCACCGGCGACCTCATCGAGCCGTCGGAACTGCCGAAGCGCTCGCGCGGGCAGACGCTGACCGCCGCGTCGCGCCGGCCGCCGTCGCCCACGCCGAGCACGGCCCGGGCCGAGCGGGACACCGGTTCCCGGTTCGGTGCCTTCCAGCAGCGGCGCAGCGGCGGTCCCACGCCGTCGCACCGCGCCGCCACCCCGGCGGAGACCGGCGAAGACGCGTGA
- a CDS encoding roadblock/LC7 domain-containing protein, with protein MTDSDKSLEWLLENLVGNTAGACHALVLSRDGLKLCHTQGLTVDRADQLAAIAAGVQALAHGASVEFGDGTGGVRNSMTEFHGGILFIVEAGVGSHLAVIATEDADVGLIGHNMDELVEQIGSVFTAPPRFAAADQPAS; from the coding sequence ATGACTGATTCGGACAAGAGCCTCGAATGGCTCCTCGAGAACCTCGTCGGCAACACCGCCGGCGCGTGTCACGCCCTCGTGCTGTCGCGTGACGGCCTGAAGCTCTGCCACACGCAGGGACTCACCGTCGACCGCGCCGACCAGCTGGCCGCGATCGCGGCCGGGGTCCAGGCGCTGGCGCACGGCGCGTCGGTCGAGTTCGGCGACGGCACCGGCGGCGTGCGCAACTCGATGACCGAGTTCCACGGCGGGATCCTCTTCATCGTCGAGGCCGGGGTCGGCTCGCACCTGGCCGTGATCGCCACCGAGGACGCCGACGTCGGCCTGATCGGGCACAACATGGACGAGCTGGTGGAGCAGATCGGCTCGGTGTTCACCGCTCCGCCGCGGTTCGCGGCGGCCGACCAACCGGCTTCGTGA
- a CDS encoding DUF742 domain-containing protein, whose amino-acid sequence MTRSALDGEDPDRLYTVTGGRSSADDIDLDLVTLIVSESEPSAGMQSEHVRILRIAEKPTSVVELSSYLALPVSVLKILLADLLATGKVSARHPSSAQAAGRTSDSEFLKKVLVGLRNL is encoded by the coding sequence GTGACGCGTTCGGCGCTCGACGGAGAAGACCCGGACCGGCTCTACACGGTCACGGGGGGACGCAGCAGCGCGGACGACATCGACCTCGACCTCGTCACGTTGATCGTCAGCGAATCGGAGCCGTCCGCGGGGATGCAGTCCGAGCACGTGCGGATCCTGCGGATCGCCGAGAAGCCGACGTCCGTCGTCGAGCTGTCGTCCTACCTCGCGCTGCCGGTGAGTGTGCTCAAGATTCTGCTCGCGGACCTGCTGGCCACGGGCAAGGTGTCCGCCCGACATCCGTCGTCGGCCCAGGCCGCGGGACGGACCTCCGACTCGGAATTCCTCAAGAAGGTGCTCGTTGGACTCCGCAATCTCTGA
- a CDS encoding ATP/GTP-binding protein, translating to MDSAISEVEERQPLADSASDGLKIVVVGGFGVGKTTMVRSVSEIRPLSTEETMTQAGIGVDHTRGVQGKTTTTVAFDFGRISLDEQMVLYLFGAPGQERFWFLWDSLFAGTLGAVVLVDARRLADSWYAIDRLEHHGTPFIVARNNFGPPKHSLDDVRAALDLAEEVPLVDCDARDRDSSKQVLISLVDHLYTLSKVREGAS from the coding sequence TTGGACTCCGCAATCTCTGAAGTAGAAGAACGGCAGCCACTGGCCGACAGCGCGAGTGACGGCCTGAAGATCGTCGTCGTCGGCGGCTTCGGCGTCGGGAAGACGACGATGGTCCGGTCGGTCAGCGAGATCCGGCCGCTGAGCACCGAAGAGACGATGACGCAGGCCGGCATCGGCGTCGACCACACCCGCGGGGTGCAGGGCAAGACGACGACCACGGTCGCGTTCGACTTCGGCCGGATCAGCCTCGACGAGCAGATGGTGCTCTACCTGTTCGGGGCGCCCGGCCAGGAACGGTTCTGGTTCCTCTGGGACAGCCTCTTCGCCGGCACCCTCGGCGCGGTCGTCCTGGTCGACGCCCGCCGGCTGGCCGACTCGTGGTACGCGATCGACCGGCTCGAGCACCACGGGACGCCGTTCATCGTGGCCCGCAACAACTTCGGCCCGCCGAAGCACAGCCTCGACGACGTCCGCGCGGCGCTCGACCTGGCCGAGGAGGTCCCGCTCGTCGACTGCGACGCCCGCGACCGGGACTCGTCCAAGCAGGTGCTGATCTCGCTCGTCGACCACCTCTACACCCTGTCCAAAGTCCGGGAGGGCGCATCGTGA
- a CDS encoding cytochrome P450: MTGFQTSTPPETVPAADRVRLYGPEFQKDPAALYARIRREYGGVVPVLLDGDIPAWLLTGYREIHQVCQDSQLFARDSRRWNQWDNVPDDWPLLPYVMHNPSVMFTEAAEHRRRAGAIGDALSAVDQFDLGSHCERIADSLIDEFAGSGEADLIAQFAQRAPLLAIAKMYGMPDSEAPALVRDVALSLDVGPEALPAYVRVQEAMARLVGVKHERPGADVPTTMMRHPADLTDDEVVQDLLVVTAAAQQPTANWIGNTIRLMLTDSRFAMTLSGGRGSVGQALNEVLWHDTPTQNFIGRFASRDTVLSGVRVRQGDLLVLGLAAGNADPHARPDAAYGALGNHAHMSFGHGEHGCPYPAPEVAEVIARTTVEVLLDRLPDLELAVPAGELVWRPSVWMRGLESLPVTFTPVHVGGPGAW, from the coding sequence GTGACCGGTTTCCAGACCAGCACCCCGCCGGAGACGGTCCCCGCCGCGGACCGGGTCCGGTTGTACGGACCGGAGTTCCAGAAGGATCCCGCGGCGTTGTACGCCCGGATCCGGCGGGAGTACGGCGGCGTCGTCCCGGTCCTGCTCGACGGCGACATCCCCGCCTGGCTGCTCACCGGCTACCGCGAGATCCACCAGGTGTGCCAGGACTCGCAGCTGTTCGCCCGCGACAGCCGCCGGTGGAACCAGTGGGACAACGTCCCCGACGACTGGCCGCTGCTGCCCTACGTCATGCACAACCCGTCGGTGATGTTCACCGAAGCCGCGGAGCACCGCCGGCGGGCGGGCGCGATCGGCGACGCGTTGTCCGCGGTCGACCAGTTCGACCTCGGCTCGCACTGCGAACGGATCGCGGACAGCCTGATCGACGAATTCGCGGGTAGCGGCGAAGCCGACCTGATCGCCCAGTTCGCGCAGCGCGCGCCGCTGCTGGCGATCGCGAAGATGTACGGCATGCCCGACTCGGAGGCCCCGGCCCTGGTGCGGGACGTCGCCCTGTCCCTCGACGTCGGCCCCGAGGCGCTGCCCGCGTACGTCCGGGTGCAGGAGGCGATGGCGCGGCTGGTCGGCGTGAAGCACGAGCGGCCGGGCGCCGACGTCCCCACGACCATGATGCGGCACCCGGCGGACCTGACCGACGACGAGGTCGTGCAGGACCTGCTGGTGGTGACCGCCGCGGCCCAGCAGCCGACGGCGAACTGGATCGGCAACACGATCCGGCTCATGCTGACCGACAGCCGCTTCGCGATGACGCTGTCGGGCGGCCGGGGCAGCGTCGGGCAGGCCCTCAACGAGGTGCTGTGGCACGACACGCCCACGCAGAACTTCATCGGTCGGTTCGCGTCCCGCGACACCGTGCTCAGCGGCGTCCGCGTGCGCCAGGGCGACCTGCTCGTGCTGGGCCTGGCGGCCGGCAACGCGGACCCGCACGCGCGCCCGGACGCGGCGTACGGCGCCCTCGGCAACCACGCCCACATGTCGTTCGGCCACGGCGAGCACGGATGTCCCTACCCGGCACCGGAAGTGGCCGAGGTGATCGCCCGGACCACGGTCGAGGTCCTGCTGGACCGCCTGCCCGACCTGGAACTCGCTGTTCCGGCGGGCGAGCTGGTGTGGCGGCCGTCGGTGTGGATGCGCGGGCTGGAGAGCTTGCCGGTGACCTTCACCCCGGTCCACGTCGGTGGACCGGGGGCGTGGTGA
- a CDS encoding cytochrome P450 has protein sequence MTSAGHAPDILSPEFAADPYTAYDLMLEHSPVIWHEGMQSYIVSRFDDVSRAFKEGTFTTENYGWQLEPVHGRTILQMSGREHSIRRALVAPAFRGNELEQKFRPVIERNSAQLIDTFRGRGSADLVGDYARHFPINVIVDMLGLDPSDHERFQRWYTAIIAFLGNLSQDEAVTAAGLETHDELAAYMLPIIRDRRANLGDDLLSTLCATEVDGTTMSDEDIKAFCSLLLAAGGETTDKAIASLFRNLLEHPEQLAAVRADRELIAKAFAETLRYTPPVHMIMRQPAEDVEIAGETIPAGSTVTCLIGAANRDPRRFANPGAFDIFRTDLPTDTAFSAAASHLSFALGRHFCVGALLAKTEIEVGVNQLLDAMPDLRLADGAAPAERGVFTRGPASLPVTFTPA, from the coding sequence GTGACTTCAGCAGGGCACGCACCGGACATCCTCTCTCCGGAGTTCGCCGCCGATCCGTACACCGCCTACGACCTGATGCTCGAGCACTCACCGGTGATCTGGCACGAGGGAATGCAGAGCTACATCGTTTCGCGCTTCGACGACGTGTCACGCGCCTTCAAGGAAGGCACGTTCACCACCGAAAACTACGGGTGGCAACTGGAACCGGTGCACGGTCGGACCATCCTGCAGATGAGCGGCCGCGAACACTCGATCCGCCGCGCGCTGGTGGCGCCGGCGTTCCGCGGCAACGAACTGGAGCAGAAGTTCCGCCCGGTGATCGAACGCAATTCCGCGCAGCTCATCGACACCTTCCGCGGCCGCGGTTCGGCCGACCTCGTCGGGGACTACGCCCGGCACTTCCCGATCAACGTCATCGTGGACATGCTGGGCCTCGACCCGAGCGACCACGAGCGGTTCCAGCGGTGGTACACCGCGATCATCGCGTTCCTCGGCAACCTCAGCCAGGACGAGGCGGTGACCGCCGCCGGGCTCGAAACCCACGACGAGCTGGCCGCGTACATGCTGCCGATCATCCGCGACCGCCGGGCGAACCTCGGCGACGACCTGCTCTCGACGTTGTGCGCCACCGAGGTGGACGGCACCACCATGAGCGACGAGGACATCAAGGCGTTCTGCAGCCTGCTGCTGGCCGCGGGCGGCGAGACCACCGACAAGGCGATCGCCTCGCTGTTCCGCAACCTGCTGGAGCACCCCGAGCAACTGGCCGCGGTGCGCGCCGACCGCGAGCTGATCGCGAAGGCCTTCGCCGAAACCCTACGCTACACGCCGCCGGTGCACATGATCATGCGCCAGCCCGCGGAAGACGTCGAGATCGCCGGCGAGACGATCCCGGCGGGCAGCACGGTGACCTGCCTGATCGGCGCCGCGAACCGCGACCCGCGCCGCTTCGCCAACCCCGGCGCGTTCGACATCTTCCGCACGGACCTCCCGACCGACACGGCCTTTTCCGCGGCGGCCAGCCACTTGTCCTTCGCACTGGGCCGCCACTTCTGCGTGGGAGCGCTGCTGGCGAAGACGGAGATCGAGGTGGGCGTCAACCAGCTGCTCGACGCGATGCCGGACCTGCGCCTGGCCGACGGCGCGGCGCCGGCCGAGCGAGGGGTGTTCACCCGCGGCCCGGCTTCCCTGCCGGTGACGTTCACCCCGGCGTAG
- a CDS encoding dipeptidase produces MDLRDRVNALMPRAREELAHLVAMRSVADPRQFPPEECRRAATWVADAFAETGFADARLVDTPDGSQAVLGSRRCAAENAPTVLLYAHYDVQPPLDDDAWRTPPFRLTEVDGRWYGRGAADCKGNILMHLTALRALGDDLPVHLKLVVEGSEEQGTGGLEAFVPEHAELLRADAILVCDTGNAAVGQPAVTVSLRGMVNAVVSVEALPSALHSGMFGGPAPDALAALVTVLASLRDSEGNTTVDGLAHDGTWPGAPYPAARFRADIGLAPDAVLPGDGEIADLLWARPAVTILGIDCPPVVGSAAAITPRARARLNLRIPPGVEPDEAAHALTEHLRAAAPRSVRLSVEIEAVGPPFRPAIDGPAHRAMADAMQAAYGRPMSLLGQGGSIPLCTVFAETCPGAELLLIGVEEPQALIHAPNESVAPSEISAMALTEALFLQNYAASRVAPWGTGRFYAQ; encoded by the coding sequence ATGGATCTGCGCGACCGGGTGAACGCGCTCATGCCGCGGGCGCGGGAGGAACTCGCGCACCTCGTCGCGATGCGGTCGGTCGCGGACCCGCGCCAGTTCCCGCCCGAGGAGTGCCGGCGCGCCGCGACCTGGGTCGCCGACGCGTTCGCCGAGACCGGGTTCGCCGACGCCCGGCTGGTGGACACGCCGGACGGCAGCCAGGCCGTGCTCGGTTCCCGCCGCTGCGCCGCGGAAAACGCGCCGACCGTGCTGCTCTACGCCCACTACGACGTCCAGCCGCCGCTGGACGACGACGCCTGGCGGACGCCGCCCTTCCGGCTGACCGAAGTGGACGGACGCTGGTACGGGCGCGGTGCCGCCGACTGCAAGGGCAACATCCTCATGCACCTCACGGCGTTGCGCGCGCTCGGCGACGACCTGCCCGTCCACCTCAAGCTGGTGGTCGAAGGCTCCGAGGAGCAGGGCACCGGCGGGCTGGAGGCGTTCGTTCCCGAGCACGCCGAGCTCCTGCGGGCCGACGCGATCCTGGTGTGCGACACCGGGAACGCGGCGGTGGGGCAACCGGCGGTCACGGTGAGCCTGCGCGGCATGGTGAACGCGGTCGTCTCGGTCGAAGCGCTGCCGTCCGCGCTGCACTCCGGCATGTTCGGCGGCCCCGCCCCGGACGCGCTGGCCGCGCTGGTGACCGTGCTCGCGTCCCTCCGCGACAGCGAGGGCAACACCACGGTGGACGGGCTCGCCCACGACGGCACCTGGCCCGGCGCGCCCTACCCGGCGGCGCGGTTCCGCGCGGACATCGGACTGGCCCCCGACGCCGTCCTGCCCGGCGACGGCGAGATCGCGGACCTGCTCTGGGCGCGGCCGGCGGTGACGATCCTCGGCATCGACTGCCCGCCGGTCGTCGGCTCCGCCGCGGCCATCACCCCCCGCGCACGGGCGAGGCTGAACCTGCGCATCCCGCCGGGCGTCGAGCCGGACGAAGCCGCGCACGCGCTGACCGAGCACCTGCGCGCGGCCGCACCGCGGAGCGTGCGCCTGTCGGTGGAGATCGAGGCGGTGGGCCCCCCGTTCCGCCCCGCCATCGACGGCCCGGCCCACCGGGCGATGGCCGACGCGATGCAGGCCGCCTACGGCCGCCCGATGAGCCTGCTCGGCCAGGGCGGCTCGATTCCGCTGTGCACCGTGTTCGCCGAAACCTGTCCCGGCGCCGAGCTGCTGCTCATCGGGGTGGAGGAGCCGCAGGCTCTGATCCACGCGCCCAACGAAAGCGTCGCACCATCGGAAATCTCGGCGATGGCACTGACCGAAGCGCTGTTCCTGCAGAACTACGCGGCTTCCCGAGTTGCTCCGTGGGGCACCGGCCGATTTTACGCACAGTGA